The Flavobacterium faecale genomic sequence ATTCTAGTACGAGAGGACCGAATTGGACAAACCTCTAGTGTATCTGTTGTCACGCCAGTGGCACCGCAGAGTAGCTACGTTTGGAAGGGATAAGCGCTGAAAGCATATAAGCGCGAAACCCACCATAAGATGAGATTTCTTTTAAGGATCGTGGGAGATGACCACGTTGATAGGCTATAGATGTAAAGGCAGTAATGTCATAGTCGAGTAGTACTAATAATCCGTAAGCTTATGTACAAATCCTCCCCCTAACCCCCTCCTTCAGGAGGGGGGACAGTCCGCCACGGCGGATGGGGGAAGAAACTTTCTAGTAATACAATTAAATTTTCTTTATCTCAGTATGTTAAGATATTATGTAATGTTGATTAGCTAAAAGCTAGTTTACCCATTGCAAAACGACCTTAAGGTGGTTATTGCGGCGGGGCTCACCTCTTCCCATCCCGAACAGAGTAGTTAAGCCCGCCTGCGCAGATGGTACTGCAGTTATGTGGGAGAGTATGTCGTCGCCTTTCTTTAAAGAACCCTGATTCATTCGAATCAGGGTTTTTTGTTTTATAAAACATGATATAGTTTAAAACTGTTTTTGATTAAATCCTGCTCGGATGGTGAAATTGGTAGACACGCTGGACTTAAAATCCAGTGAACAGCAATGTTCGTGCGGGTTCAAGTCCCGCTCTGAGTACTAGAAAATCCAATTAGTCTTCGCTAATTGGATTTTTTTTGTTAAAAGTATATTCTGTAATCTTAAATTATTTATGATTTTTAGTAGTTAATTTAAAGGGCAGTATTGTGGATAGGCTTCTATCTTTAATAATGTCTTATCATCATCATTATTTTTTTATTGGGTGTTGTGTTTTACGTGACAATGTATGTTGAATAGTCGTCTTTATTTAGAAATCCTTATGCAATTTGATAATGGTTTTTATCTTTTATAACAGTTTCTGTTTTGAGTAACTTGTTATTTTGCACGAGGGATAGTCCCGAAGCTTCGCGTGAAAATCCTTTTTTGGGGCTTTTTTTGGCCTCAAAGAAAATTGTAACGTCCCGAAGCGTCGGGAGCCCGACGCTACTGTAACGGAGTGGAAGTAGCGGCATGCCCATGATGGTAATTAAAATCTGATATTGTTTTATGTTTTAGAGCATTTTTTTTTTAAGTTTAATTTTCTGTTGACTAAGTTTATATTATCGAAAGATTAAAAAAGTTGTTCTTTGTACTTTCTTTCTTTGTGACCAAATGTAGTAAGGTTTTAATTGTGTATTTTTGTTTTAAAATAATTGTAAAGATGAAAAGAGTTTTTTTGTTATTGACAGGAGTATTTATGTCAACTATACAAGCACAAGAAAGACCTAAATTGGTTGTGGGTATTGTAGTGGATCAAATGAAAATGGAATATTTATATCGTTTTTCAGACGATTTTTCGAAGGATGGTTTTAAACGTTTGATGGGAGATGGGTATACTTTCCAAAATATGCACTATAATTACATGCCTACCTATACCGCTCCAGGACATGCTTCTATTTATACAGGTACAACGCCGGCAAATCACGGTATTGTGAGTAATGAGTGGTTTAGTCGCTCGTTGGGTAAAGAGATGTATTGTACTGATGATGCTGCCGTAAGTATTGTGGGAAATGGAACAAATGAAGAAGGAGCTATGTCACCTAAAAATTTGTTAACCTCTACTATTACTGATGAAGTAAGGATGGCGACTAATTTTAAGGGTAAAGTTATTGGAATGAGTCTTAAAGATCGTGGGGCTATTTTACCTGCTGGTCACTTTGCGAACTGGGCTTTTTGGTATAGTAAAACAGGATCATTTATTTCTAGTACTTTTTATGGAGCTGAATTACCATCATGGGTAGGGGAGTTTAATAATGAGAAGCATTATCTTCCATATATCAATAAGGGTTGGGATTTGTATAAATCAAAATCTACTTATAATGAAAGTCTAGAGGATAATAATCCTTATGAAGGTAAATTATACAATAGCAAAGCTCCTGTTTTTCCTTATGACTTGAAAGATATGTATGAGAAGAATGATGCAGGTGTTTTGCGTTCTACTCCTTATGGGAATGATTTGTTGGCAGAATTTGCTACAAAAGCTATAGAAAAAGAATCGCTAGGTAAAGATGATATTACTGATTTTTTGACGGTTAGTTTTTCTTCTACTGATTATGTTGGTCATTTATTAGGGCCAAGATCTATGGAGTTGCAAGATACTTATTTGCGACTTGATCAAACTATTGCTGACTTTTTGAAATACTTGGATAAAAACGTAGGTAAGGATAATTACTTATTATTTTTAACGGCAGACCATGCTGGTGCTGAAAATGTTAGTTATTTGAAAGATAATAAATATAACGTAGATGCAATTAGTCCTTCAACTATTAGAAAGAATCTAAAGGATTTTTCTCTTAAAACATTTGGAGCTGATTTGATTCTGAACTACTCTAGTTTTAATTTGTATTTTAACAAAGAAGTGGTTAAAGCTAAAAATTTGGATTTAGATGCTGTAAAAAGTGCCTTTAAATCTTATTTGATGACTCAGGATTATGTTAAAAGGGTGTACACTGAAGAGGAAATCTTACATGCTACTGGTAATGACTACTATCTTAATTTTATAGCAAAGGGATACGATGTGACACAAAATGGGGATTTGGTAATCTTGGATAAACCTGGTTATATCGAATACCAAGGAACGGGAACTTCTCATGGTACAACTTATACATATGATACTCATGTTCCAGCCATTTTTTACGGTTGGCATATAAAAAAGGGCGAATCTTACAGTAAAAAGGCAATAACACAGATTGCTCCAACTATTGCGCAAAAACTTAAAGTTTCTTTTCCGAACGGTACAGAAGCTCAAGTTCTAGAAGAAGTGTTTGAATAATACTTTGTCTTTATATAAAAAAAATAGGCTGTCTTAGAAAGACAGCCTATTTTTTTTTATACTAAACTTTAGCTTTAACAGGTAAAGGAATCTGATTTTTTAACAAATCTTCAAATGTTTCATGAGCA encodes the following:
- the pafA gene encoding alkaline phosphatase PafA; this translates as MKRVFLLLTGVFMSTIQAQERPKLVVGIVVDQMKMEYLYRFSDDFSKDGFKRLMGDGYTFQNMHYNYMPTYTAPGHASIYTGTTPANHGIVSNEWFSRSLGKEMYCTDDAAVSIVGNGTNEEGAMSPKNLLTSTITDEVRMATNFKGKVIGMSLKDRGAILPAGHFANWAFWYSKTGSFISSTFYGAELPSWVGEFNNEKHYLPYINKGWDLYKSKSTYNESLEDNNPYEGKLYNSKAPVFPYDLKDMYEKNDAGVLRSTPYGNDLLAEFATKAIEKESLGKDDITDFLTVSFSSTDYVGHLLGPRSMELQDTYLRLDQTIADFLKYLDKNVGKDNYLLFLTADHAGAENVSYLKDNKYNVDAISPSTIRKNLKDFSLKTFGADLILNYSSFNLYFNKEVVKAKNLDLDAVKSAFKSYLMTQDYVKRVYTEEEILHATGNDYYLNFIAKGYDVTQNGDLVILDKPGYIEYQGTGTSHGTTYTYDTHVPAIFYGWHIKKGESYSKKAITQIAPTIAQKLKVSFPNGTEAQVLEEVFE